A stretch of the Candidatus Chlorobium masyuteum genome encodes the following:
- a CDS encoding helix-turn-helix domain-containing protein has protein sequence MQIKPIKTEQDYQQALKRLEEIFDAKTDTKDGDELEILGILIENYEEEYFPIDSPDPIAAIEFRMDQMGMDQQDLTRIIGSKSRTSDLLNRKRPLSIRQIRLLHKELHIPADVLLKVY, from the coding sequence ATGCAAATCAAACCGATAAAGACAGAACAAGACTATCAGCAGGCGCTCAAACGCCTTGAGGAGATATTTGATGCAAAAACGGATACAAAGGATGGAGACGAGCTTGAAATCCTCGGAATTCTGATTGAAAACTACGAAGAAGAGTACTTTCCCATTGATAGTCCTGATCCCATTGCTGCCATTGAATTTCGAATGGATCAAATGGGGATGGACCAACAGGATTTGACAAGGATTATCGGATCGAAAAGCCGGACAAGTGACCTGTTAAACCGGAAGCGCCCGTTATCGATCCGTCAGATTCGGCTTCTGCACAAGGAACTGCACATACCCGCTGATGTATTGCTGAAGGTCTATTGA
- a CDS encoding helix-turn-helix domain-containing protein, with the protein MAASHAPEGWKKKVSPIITPIHEFSATEIKALREREEVSQTVFALYMNVSKDSVSQWERGLKKQAGPTLKLLSLIKQKGLSAIA; encoded by the coding sequence ATGGCAGCTTCACATGCGCCAGAAGGATGGAAGAAAAAAGTTTCTCCCATTATTACACCGATACATGAGTTCAGTGCAACAGAGATTAAAGCCTTGCGTGAGCGTGAGGAGGTGAGCCAGACGGTTTTCGCCCTGTACATGAATGTGAGCAAAGATTCAGTCAGCCAATGGGAACGCGGACTCAAAAAACAGGCAGGCCCGACACTCAAGCTCCTCTCTCTAATAAAACAGAAAGGGCTGTCAGCTATTGCCTGA
- a CDS encoding type II toxin-antitoxin system RelE/ParE family toxin: MNTFIRASGFDSWLSDLTDQTAKARILARLQSAVFGNFGECEPVGEGVSEMKIHVGAGYRVYYTRTGQTVYFLLAGGDKSTQKKDIARAKKMARELKESNR; encoded by the coding sequence ATGAACACATTCATCCGTGCATCCGGTTTTGATTCCTGGTTATCTGATCTGACTGATCAAACTGCGAAAGCCAGAATTTTAGCCCGGCTTCAAAGTGCGGTTTTCGGGAATTTCGGGGAGTGTGAACCTGTTGGCGAAGGGGTTTCAGAGATGAAAATCCACGTTGGAGCAGGTTATCGAGTCTATTACACTCGAACAGGACAAACGGTTTACTTCCTTCTGGCTGGAGGCGATAAATCAACACAGAAAAAAGACATTGCCCGTGCAAAAAAAATGGCTCGGGAACTCAAAGAAAGCAACCGATGA
- a CDS encoding addiction module antidote protein, which produces MKTTYAPFDVADYLNNDQVIAEYLTVAAEDPNPDVFIAAIGDVAKARGISQIAKESGLGRESLYKALRIGAHPRFETIKAVLHALGVKLTVVSEHSV; this is translated from the coding sequence ATGAAAACCACTTATGCGCCCTTCGATGTGGCGGATTATCTCAATAATGACCAGGTAATAGCAGAATACCTTACAGTGGCCGCTGAAGACCCCAATCCTGATGTGTTTATCGCTGCTATTGGAGATGTTGCAAAAGCTCGAGGAATATCTCAAATAGCTAAAGAATCTGGATTAGGCAGGGAAAGCCTCTACAAAGCCTTACGGATCGGCGCTCACCCTCGTTTTGAAACCATCAAGGCTGTCCTGCATGCCCTTGGCGTTAAACTGACTGTTGTTTCTGAGCACAGCGTGTGA
- a CDS encoding type II toxin-antitoxin system HigB family toxin: MRVISRKTLVQFWTKHRDAEQPLKAWFREAGQAHWSSPNELKQQFPSASILSSNRVVFNIKGNTYRLIAMINFDYGQVFIRFVGTHAEYDKIDATMI, translated from the coding sequence TTGAGAGTCATTTCGCGAAAAACTCTGGTTCAGTTCTGGACGAAACATAGAGATGCTGAACAACCGCTCAAGGCTTGGTTCAGGGAGGCTGGTCAAGCTCATTGGAGTTCACCAAATGAACTGAAACAGCAATTTCCATCAGCAAGCATTCTCAGCAGCAACCGGGTTGTCTTCAACATCAAAGGCAATACATACCGGTTGATTGCAATGATTAACTTTGATTACGGTCAGGTATTCATCCGGTTTGTGGGAACGCATGCCGAATATGATAAAATTGATGCAACAATGATTTAG